A stretch of DNA from Poecilia reticulata strain Guanapo linkage group LG18, Guppy_female_1.0+MT, whole genome shotgun sequence:
NNNNNNNNNNNNNNNNNNNNNNNNNNNNNNNNNNNNNNNNNNNNNNNNNNNNNNNNNNNNNNNNNNNNNNNNNNNNNNNNNNNNNNNNNNNNNNNNNNNNNNNNNNNNNNNNNNNNNNNNNNNNNNNNNNNNNNNNNNNNNNNNNNNNNNNNNNNNNNNNNNNNNNNNNNNNNNNNNNNNNNNNNNNNNNNNNNNNNNNNNNNNNNNNNNNNNNNNNNNNNNNNNNNNNNNNNNNNNNNNNNNNNNNNNNNNNNNNNNNNNNNNNNNNNNNNNNNNNNNNNNNNNNNNNNNNNNNNNNNNNNNNNNNNNNNNNNNNNNNNNNNNNNNNNNNNNNNNNNNNNNNNNNNNNNNNNNNNNNNNNNNNNNNNNNNNNNNNNNNNNNNNNNNNNNNNNNNNNNNNNNNNNNNNNNNNNNNNNNNNNNNNNNNNNNNNNNNNNNNNNNNNNNNNNNNNNNNNNNNNNNNNNNNNNNNNNNNNNNNNNNNNNNNNNNNNNNNNNNNNNNNNNNNNNNNNNNNNNNNNNNNNNNNNNNgtttgtttctgttttttgcagGAATATTTGCTAACTGAAGGCGGTCTGAGCGCAGAGGCAGTGAGGATGATCGGGGATCTGCTAAACGAGAACAGCCTCATGCATCTGGCTTTGACTGAGATGATCTACATCGAGAACGACGTCAGCGACRCCACCACGTAAGAACGgatgattttcacattttaatttctctaaACCAGCTGGGAGAAGCTGTCTGTCCAGTCACTGTGACCAGAGTTAGATGGGTTCATCTGTGGGATTGATGCAAAActattaaagtgaaaaatagaCTGAGAGACCAAAAAACGtagatattaatttaaaaaataaaaactatttctgtgcgagttgttttgctttagtgtcaattatttgttgctttttttgttttattgtgtttttgtcaattttcttTCATCCCTTTTGGTGATTTCATATTTCAGGTATAAATGGTGCAKTTTGATAcgtttacattaaataaaaacacaacttcaKATTTAGACATAAATAAATGCTCCATTATGCTTCAGTTTATGATTCCCAAATGATCTCAAATATGGTAACTagtgatttttttctacaattgTTTTTAGTCTATTCTCAGttgtttattcaaatgttttctttttcttttatatttttattttcagcttttacttGATTTTTAGTCTTCTCTAGGCTTTTCTGTTCTCTTGTTctgacttatttttgtttttatatcaatatATCAAAGcaacaaatgtaacaaaatgatGATAAAAAGAGATTAACTAATTTTGATCCGTTTTKTCTGAAGCTACGATGAAATAACCGGAGGGACGGATCTCCTGGCTAAAGCGTTCCTGACGGTCCTGGACGGCCCCATCCTTCTGGACTCCCGGGTCAGGCGGATCCAGCGGTCACATAAGGGTGTGACCGTCTGGTATCAGAGGGAAAACGACCCGTCTTTAGAAAGTCTGCAGGCCGACGCTGTGCTGGTAACCACGACGGCCAAAGCTGCCCTCTTCATAGAGTTTGATCCGCCTCTGTCCACCAGAAAGATGGAGGCCATGCGCGCCGTTCACTACGAAAGCTCTACCAAAATCATCCTCACTTTTAAGGAAAAKTTCTGGAAGAGCGACGGCATCATCGGAGGGAAGAGCATCACAGACAGACCCACTCGCTACAYCTACTACCCCAGCCACAGTTTCCCAGGAAACGACAGCATCGGCGTCCTGCTGGCCTCCTACACCTGGGGCGAYGACTCGCGGCTCTTCCAGGGAGCCAGTGATGAGGAGCTGAARGAGCTGGCCCTCAGGGACCTGATGCAAATCCACGGCAAGAAAGTCCACACTCTCTGCACCGGTGTGATCGTGAAGAAGTGGGAACTGGATCCGTACAGCCTGGGTGCATTYGCTCTGTTCACTCCGTACCAACACATTGAGTATTCTGCAGAGCTCTTCAGGCATGAAGGACACATTCACTTTGCAGGAGAACACATGGCTTTTCCTCACGCTTGGATTGAAACGTCCATGAAATCTGCNNNNNNNNNNNNNNNNNNNNNNNNNNNNNNNNNNNNNNNNNNNNNNNNNNNNNNNNNNNNNNNNNNNNNNNNNNNNNNNNNNNNNNNNNNNNNNNNNNNNNNNNNNNNNNNNNNNNNNNNNNNNNNNNNNNNNNNNNNNNNNNNNNNNNNNNNNNNNNNNNNNNNNNNNNNNNNNNNNNNNNNNNNNNNNNNNNNNNNNNNNNNNNNNNNNNNNNNNNNNNNNNNNNNNNNNNNNNNNNNNNNNNNNNNNNNNNNNNNNNNNNNNNNNNNNNNNNNNNNNNNNNNNNNNNNNNNNNNNNNNNNNNNNNNNNNNNNNNNNNNNNNNNNNNNNNNNNNNNNNNNNNNNNNNNNNNNNNNNNNNNNNNNNNNNNNNNNNNNNNNNNNNNNNNNNNNNNNNNNNNNNNNNNNNNNNNNNNNNNNNNNNNNNNNNNNNNNNNNNNNNNNNNNNNNNNNNNNNNNNNNNNNNNNNNNNNNNNNNNNNNNNNNNNNNNNNNNNNNNNNNNNNNNNNNNNNNNNNNNNNNNNNNNNNNNNNNNNNNNNNNNNNNNNNNNNNNNNNNNNNNNNNNNNNNNNNNNNNNNNNNNNNNNNNNNNNNNNNNNNNNNNNNNNNNNNNNNNNNNNNNNNNNNNNNNNNNNNNNNNNNNNNNNNNNNNNNNNNNNNNNNNNNNNNNNNNNNNNNNNNNNNNNNNNNNNNNNNNNNNNNNNNNNNNNNNNNNNNNNNNNNNNNNNNNNNNNNNNNNNNNNNNNNNNNNNNNNNNNNNNNNNNNNNNNNNNNNNNNNNNNNNNNNNNNNNNNNNNNNNNNNNNNNNNNNNNNNNNNNNNNNNNNNNNNNNNNNNNNNNNNNNNNNNNNNNNNNNNNNNNNNNNNNNNNNNNNNNNNNNNNNNNNNNNNNNNNNNNNNNNNNNNNNNNNNNNNNNNNNNNNNNNNNNNNNNNNNNNNNNNNNNNNNNNNNNNNNNNNNNNNNNNNNNNNNNNNNNNNNNNNNNNNNNNNNNNNNNNNNNNNNNNNNNNNNNNNNNNNNNNNNNNNNNNNNNNNNNNNNNNNNNNNNNNNNNNNNNNNNNNNNNNNNNNNNNNNNNNNNNNNNNNNNNNNNNNNNNNNNNNNNNNNNNNNNNNNNNNNNNNNNNNNNNNNNNNNNNNNNNNNNNNNNNNNNNNNNNNNNNNNNNNNNNNNNNNNNNNNNNNNNNNNNNNNNNNNNNNNNNNNNNNNNNNNNNNNNNNNNNNNNNNNNNNNNNNNNNNNNNNNNNNNNNNNNNNNNNNNNNNNNNNNNNNNNNNNNNNNNNNNNNNNNNNNNNNNNNNNNNNNNNNNNNNNNNNNNNNNNNNNNNNNNNNNNNNNNNNNNNNNNNNNNNNNNNNNNNNNNNNNNNNNNNNNNNNNNNNNNNNNNNNNNNNNNNNNNNNNNNNNNNNNNNNNNNNNNNNNNNNNNNNNNNNNNNNNNNNNNNNNNNNNNNNNNNNNNNNNNNNNNNNNNNNNNNNNNNNNNNNNNNNNNNNNNNNNNNNNNNNNNNNNNNNNNNNNNNNNNNNNNNNNNNNNNNNNNNNNNNNNNNNNNNNNNNNNNNNNNNNNNNNNNNNNNNNNNNNNNNNNNNNNNNNNNNNNNNNNNNNNNNNNNNNNNNNNNNNNNNNNNNNNNNNNNNNNNNNNNNNNNNNNNNNNNNNNNNNNNNNNNNNNNNNNNNNNNNNNNNNNNNNNNNNNNNNNNNNNNNNNNNNNNNNNNNNNNNNNNNNNNNNNNNNNNNNNNNNNNNTAATAAAAATTGTGCAATAAAGTTGGTCAAAATGTCTCCTAGCAACAGAAGCTCAGTCCAGATTTCTTCATGACCAAMACACAAAATGATTGagatattttcattaatttgttGTAAAAGAATGATTAGGGAAAATATTGGTTAATTAAAACCAATAAGTTTCACTATCTGTCTGTAATATCCCTGTTTTCTCATGTTGTGCAGCTTTAGTTATGATCCATAAATCAGACTGTATGCAAAGGGAAWAGTGACTCTTTCATGTATCTGGATTTTATCGTTTTTCAGGctgcagtgaaaatgttttatttgactcTGATGGATGTAATGTTACACAAGAGATCTTTTGTTTACAGTTGCATCCAAAACTGAAGWAAAACTCAAAGGTTTGTTCATGTTACTATGAGGAAACATtgttaaattgttgttttacttCTACATTAAATgcctgaaatgttttaaactatAWAGACTTTTAAACATTGCATGATTACAGGAACAGCCAGTAGAGAGAAATACTTTTCTGCAAGTTTGTTATGTTCTTTTTTGTGATATTAATCAGTCTgtatttattaaacataaatgGGGAATTTATTTTAYACGGGGAAAATYTGMCATTATCCTGTCCAGTTGCTCTCTAGTCATGTTAATTTGTAGTTAAAGTTTAATATCCATTTGCTCTAGAGgtgaaattgttttctttctgatgtGGGAGTTAAGTTACTGTAAATTAAATCCATACATGGTGTTTCTTCTTAAACATTATGACTTAAAACTTTGTATGTCAAACGTTGCACATTTACTTGTGGCATTGACCAAAACGTTTGGATTGAATACAACTGACTGTATAAAACATTATATTTCTCTTATACGTATTGAATTTACAAACAAAGCGCCGTATTTACCTAAGTTTGTGTCTTAAattgtaaaatactttttaattcaTACGATTTCTGTGTGTTGCTCTGAAACAGATGCTCCACCATCAGGGCACAAAGAAAGTTTGAATCCCAGCTGCTGTCTTTGGTTACTTTCTTCTACAGTTATTGTTTCCTTAAGTTTGATATTGTGAAATATTGTTACTTTGTGCTAAGAGGGAAGTGAGGAATCatgtaaatattcaaaataaatacaaaaaaatgaccACGGAGATttctaaatctgaaaagtatcagacaaaaaaaatctgtcaagttttcttgaattaaaaataaaaatgttcgatagaacaaatacaaacagcaacaacagtCAAGAGAAAGCAGGGAAGGGATGAGctgaaagggttaaaaatgaaaatgaaaatgaaaatgaaaagatttgttttaataagatgttttttatcTATACAACACAAAGACCAGAGGATCAAAACTGAGaaataatatgtaaaaatgtatctaatATGAatccattattatttatttatcatcagaaaaactaaaacaagacGATTTATGAGCAGAAATACAGATTTAGAAAGAAGCAACCAGCATCCAGGTTTAAATACATAACAGTTCAATCATAGTAATAAAACAGGTTATATTTggtacataaaataaaaaactgaggATGTAAGCCACTTAAATTGGTCTCTTCCCCCTGTRCTGCAGCAGAGTTGCAGCTAACGGATCATCGAGCCGTTAGCTTTGCACAAAACACTACTGagcatttaaatgtaaacattatttGCAGCTTTGAGAAAAGTATGTAAAGAKgttttctatttttaaatattttatcacacaAAGAGTTAAATATAATTCACTAGAACTAGGAGCAACACTAATTATTCACACTGATGTTTTCAACCTTATTTCTCTAAATTCTGGTTATTTTCTGCTTACATCTGACAGAAACACATTATTATATTATGATGTCAAACAACTGAAAAAGTTCATACAGAAAGTATGCTTATTGTCtactttgttatatttaaaactgtacttttattctgaaaaatgaGTCTCATCgaaatatattttctgatttattgaatatgacagAAGAAGATCATTGGACGTCTTACAAatggttattaaaaataatttcactggCATGAATGCACTAGTATAGGTCATGGCCCAACATTTCAATTGGAAACAAgtaaaagtttagattttttttttttacgttaaaGTCATTCAGCAAATGCTTTACTAAGTTAGTTACTAATTAGCTGGTTGGGACTAAAGCTTCTTTGCTTTGCGCAGAAACAACAGARGTAAAGCGACGCTGCATGGAATACTAAACCACTGTGCAGACGTTAGAATCAGACATTCATCCTCATWACTGAGCAGATGAAAGTTTTTAAGAGCAAGACCAACAATGCAGGCCACAAAATACACGAGGAGAACTCCAAGGATGGCCATGATGGTCTGGAAAGCTTTCCTCTTGACTTTATCTGCCTTCTCTTTTTTACCCAGTCCTGGATGAATCAGAACATAAAGAACAGAGACgctgcagaaagaaatgctTGTTATTGAGATAGCAAACAAGCAGAAATATGCAGCATAAGGCAGCTCAGGTTGAAAGAGAGCTACAAGCCCAACCCATCCGAAAATGATCAGCCAAGTACAGACGATGCTGATGTTYCTGATCCTGATCCCGTTGGACTGAGTCAGCCCCCTGTAGGTGACGGGGTGAACAACGGCCAGATAGCGATCCACGCATGTCAAGATGTGAARAACTATTTCTCCAGGAAAAGCCATGCTGGCTGCATAAACCCCCAAWAGTAAAATGTTAGCGTTGCGAGTGTAGAGGCCAGTGAGGTAAGAAATAGCTGCAAATCCAAAAATGAGTTGCAAGGCWGCAGAGTTGTAGGTGAACAGATYGGAGTGGCTTGTTTTAGCGGAGCGCTGCCTCYGCCGGAAACCCAAGCAGAGGACAAYGATGGAGACCGGAACSACACACAGGAACCGGACGACCATGAAGGCAATGGAGAACARCGTTGCACTTTTATAAGAATCACAGCTGTACATCATGTTGAAGTATCCGCCCGACGCGTTGCTGGACATTTTGGTTTGCAAGTCTTTGagcttaaaacagaaaatataggAAACATGTGAGAGATGCAGAATATAACTACAGTTAAAGTCAAAGAGTAATGAATCTACTGAGAGCTGAAGTCATCATTTGATTTCACCAGGTTTCACTTTGAACAGCAGGAAGAGACGTAATGTATGGAGGGAGATCAGATTAGGGTGATGACAGGGAGGTCTTCCAACACCAAAGACTTGTAGCTCATCACAAAATATGAATAGACAAAagtggaaacatgaaaaaaaacattttagcaactgtgagaaatgtcataaaaaagACTTTCTAATAATTATTGAGGATATAGGAAACATTGACATGTTAGTTGAGataatgtataaataaaaatatattttctaaaattgcTCCCCCTTGTGTATTATATTAGCATATTACATAGAATACATTATTCTCACcacatgaaagtgaggatgtGACGAAGCTGCACCTTATTTCTAAAGAACTGGACAAACAGCTGAGGGACAATTTCATTGGATTCTGTTTCCTGATTTATTTGCATCTCTCCTTAAGTTTTYagtaaattattatttgctgtgtttcttcTGTGAAAAACAGGTGATAAAACACTTTACAAGGTTGTAGAGTAAAGAAacactgttacatttttaacttaacAAAATGAGACTTTCCtagttattttaattacacATAATGTCTGTAGTGGAGATAAAGGTTATTTTAACCCTCAGAAAATAGATAAATGTTATAAACAGTGAACTGGTGGCACAGCATCCCAATATGCAGTAAAATGGCTGTACAGACATatttaaaagtgaataaatcaTAACAGGAACAACATCATATTTAAAAGTGAATGACATATAAACAGGAACCCACCTTGTGTCTCGTGTAGCTGCAGATGTAGCTGCTTCTCACCAGCACCGACACCAagatagaaatgtttttgcatgaaTACAAATCCTGCtgtcaaagcaaaaatacatttgtcagAATACAAATTACAAACTTTGTTTAACCTCATTTCAGATTGCAGCTTCTAGTTATKTAttaaagtgcaataaaatgatttttattttgcttaaattgtgaattactgaaatattttttataatgagGCTGTTCATTGTTAATGTATTTCTCCAACACaattcaaattagttttaaacAGAGGCTTTGTGGCAGCCTGGTCAGTTTCTAAAATCAGTTTATctatttgcatgtttgtcaaGAGATCCTGATTTATTTCTGAAGtaatttttcagtaaattttgattgttttcaatGGAAATTAGACATGTCTTAAGTGTTGAAATTTGCAATACAAACAGGAACAGATTAAAATAGATCTTACAAAATGCCTTCCTAACAGACGGCAGAGGAGGACAATATTATTCACATCTATAGCTGGAAATACGGCAAGATCATAGAAAGTTTATTCYTTAGATTTGtggttgtgctttttttaaatttaaacttgtaACCATCCTTAATTTGAATGACTTGCTATAATTTTACATTAATGTGATTTAACAGCTGGTGACCTAAACTCTGTtctgttttagattattttgtcattattcaGATCCATTTGTTGACATATTaggctttattattattattattgataaaaaaattgcaataagaaaaagcagcatgctgtgtgtgtgaagcGCCTTCACTTTTCAGTTCTGTGTTAAATGCTGCTATAAGTGCAGAATCTGTGTCCATTAGGAAAAACCTGCTGTCTTTGTTTACAGGACAAAGGTTTGACATTAACCTTAAATCATGTCAGTCCTTGTGGTCTTTCAAAATGAGTAATAGTCTTTGTTGTGGAAATATGTAAAGCAACTTTATTGGTTTGGAATTTTCATTTAGTGAACTTTGAATATAACCACAGAGATGATAAATAGAATATATCGGCTGTAACCAATCAGTTAAAAACAGGgataaaaaacaagcatttcaGCTGGATGCACTTTTCAGttctgctaaataaataatgctgaaaacataatttacacaaattcgatatttagtttgttaatttaaatttatttagttataaaagcagaaaataaacacagagcaGTGAAAATAATCCATttgacagaaatttaaaaaaatgtcaggaacaaactaatttaaatatgaatcaCATGGATaagaatgtaaaaaacatacttttttttctttgtttatatcTTATTCTGTTTAGATTATTAAGATCTACAGGTGTATCCAAAACTAATTAGACACActtaaatatgtaataaatgtaaaattgtgtGCCATCATATTTCTGCAATGCTAATAATGATATTAAGCAAACATCATAATATATTGTCATATTGGACATAACAATGGCAAAGCAGACATTAAACAttctttttatcaattttattttcatctatgATACACTTTTCATACAGTCAAGAAttaaaaaagtacattaaagatgttaaaaacagaatatatttGACACGCAGAAATTATCAACTAGCATTAGCTATTTAAGCtccaagcaaaaataaaaattcaaatgccAAAAATTGTGAATTCTGACAGAGGACCCAAATTCTTCTCAGGAGTGGAGCATCATTAATAATCTGCACAAATGCTGTATTGTCACATGTTTATGTTGTCATGCTGTATTTTAATTCTCACTGCGCCTTTTTTGAGCCAAACAATCTTAATCAGGTCTATGCCTTCATCTACTTGATGGTTTTATTACAACCACCAGCCCAACAGAGGGAGAGTAAAATGGCAACCATAACAAACTGAGTCCttacaaatgtaaaagaaatgttNNNNNNNNNNNNNNNNNNNNNNNNNNNNNNNNNNNNNNNNNNNNNNNNNNNNNNNNNNNNNNNNNNNNNNNNNNNNNNNNNNNNNNNNNNNNNNNNNNNNNNNNNNNNNNNNNNNNNNNNNNNNNNNNNNNNNNNNNNNNNNNNNNNNNNNNNNNNNNNNNNNNNNNNNNNNNNNNNNNNNNNNNNNNNNNNNNNNNNNNNNNNNNNNNNNNNNNNNNNNNNNNNNNNNNNNNNNNNNNNNNNNNNNNNNNcacacacacacacacacacacacacacacacacacctatacgGGTTTTAGTGTATTAACGGGACAattttttcaaaccagttttttgcaaCACTAAACGGACACCTCTTTCTACTTATGCTAGCAAGACATAGTAAATTGTCAAAAATCTTGTTGCGCTACACAACATAGATCTTACTTAAAAATTTAGATACACATATCAGAACTCAAAATGCAAGAACCTGACGCaatgctgtattaaaaggaCAAACGATAATGAGGTGCTTGGTTCCGCACATGGCACCAACAGTACTTGTCagggaaaattttatttattaggacCACGGCATACACATacaaaaaacatacagtttATGTGCATTAAAAAGTCCAAACATGGAAATATGGACTATATTTCTGTGGAGTGCATCTGTCATCCCATGAGATGTCTGGATCATCtacagaatgtgtgtgtgtgtgtgtgtgtgtgtgtgtgtgtgtgtgtgtgtgtgtgtgtgtgtgtgtgggtgtgtgtgcgcacgGGCGCGCgcgcatatgtgtgtgtgagtgtgtgcgtgtgtgtgcgtcaTTTCCATAGCCTGTAACTTTCAGTGTCGAACATTTTCCCGGTTCAGATTTTCAAGCTACGGCGCACCGGGAGGGAGTCAGATGATTACGTAATGACATCATCAAGGCGTTTTATTAATTGAGTGTTTTCTATTAATTtcaatgttgtattttttgtcacaggttttgttttcagaattatgattatttcatttattttgtatactTTGATATGTGTTTacttgagattttgtttttattgccttcttgtgggcggagccaataaaacaggtttttacaacaggatttatttacttcaatAAAGCTCTtatatcctgctgaaaagttacttgttttttgtcatattttgagtgtactaagatattttcacttaaaaactacaccaaaaatacactgtgtttttgcagtgtacttcCCTAGTGAGTCAAACAGAAAGGAATATATATGTGAATATTTACATCGTAGCCCAAAGTTATCTAGTCCTCTAACTCCCACCTCTAAGAAACTAAAGGAATGCTGATGGGATATCTTAATAGCAGAGAATAAGCAaaggttgtattttttatttgaaacatacTATCAAAAATAACTGCCACAAAAGCTATTTTTGTCCAAYTTGCTAAATCAGGCTGGGTAATGATGTAAWCTACTGACTGTCAGTTAAATGTTTMAACACAAATTTTGCTGCAACGTTMRTTTTGACAAAGATGCCCTTTTTTCTCATCCAGKattattattttattttgctgtttctgtGGAGAAAAAGCAGCGGTAGCACCATAGAGCTGGGCAGATTTGACCAGGAYCCCAATATGGAGGCAATACACCAAACATCGCGACTCGTTGTTGGTAAAGCATTCACTGCATGAGAAATCATATTGCCTCCAAA
This window harbors:
- the LOC103480938 gene encoding L-amino-acid oxidase-like; the encoded protein is MGTHVLLWVLCPLLLLSVCRPAAAVSVKEDLAKCLNDTDYRHLMHTMXHGLPAIEKPHHVVIVGAGMAGLTAAKLLEAAGHQVRNANVAQDFSGNIKQFRQKLINMSVNSIVRFLIEEFGLKMNKFHMVDKNTFYYVHGLKPKKTYAVMQNPDVLKYNLPKRERHIAPLKLLEMALRKVKEEVKAHGCRAMLKKYDHYSVKEYLLTEGGLSAEAVRMIGDLLNENSLMHLALTEMIYIENDVSDXTTYDEITGGTDLLAKAFLTVLDGPILLDSRVRRIQRSHKGVTVWYQRENDPSLESLQADAVLVTTTAKAALFIEFDPPLSTRKMEAMRAVHYESSTKIILTFKEXFWKSDGIIGGKSITDRPTRYXYYPSHSFPGNDSIGVLLASYTWGDDSRLFQGASDEELKELALRDLMQIHGKKVHTLCTGVIVKKWELDPYSLGAFALFTPYQHIEYSAELFRHEGHIHFAGEHMAFPHAWIETSMKSMLHHQGTKKV